Proteins found in one Anopheles aquasalis chromosome 3, idAnoAquaMG_Q_19, whole genome shotgun sequence genomic segment:
- the LOC126574637 gene encoding uncharacterized protein LOC126574637 isoform X1, translating to MGEVGANATETTASEQLKENGELNGVTTLAGEAATATGTDAAAILLQKTKKVVDSKGIENASNADDDGGAEEGKEKLDGDRQPNDSAVEQTEKVNDEDGQAAEKSSTATPSSEKKANADDAGNDENDEDGSADTQQARGTTSQKETSKQTTSKRQRSNSRSSSAEKDDTTSKIQKKQQQAGGTESSNGSVNGDGVSGPSQADDKQADRRRPEKETTDGGGDGVIDLDLDDTIPEEEEEEEPMEVDESPVKEVKTSGGGAEGQPNGKSREEDRNQSKAPVVAVARTKEGEKDNGSSTVSSTTVTNGHQKASEPSTTITAAKSTVDGARSTEEPMEQDEEEDDDDKPVSINSDSDGEEQQQPKPKVNEPAKNEEVGKGSTGEGAGGVFNPTAVAANGVVANAASRQLQNGDCDGDVTILSDKEEDCVVIEDDDMDGEDGGAPAPPPTATTPLSLIASRRSKSRRSAIAPPSPVVAITPVGMAAAQHQQQHTSGHHHASTDDEDDDDIQEIIEDPLSTSIPMAHSRGSGSLTMGSPIGSAGGFTAAGAYKPQKSLLMNSTGKDQPPKLLLIDTMDGGLAAAGRASVGGLTGNSVSLLAGSKTHNSSLSGGSMATVGMSTVGQNVPFNATTLGNSRSLLNSTTGGTAGAFQKNAPTSLAPVTPLLPALTDDMFVLEAPSFIVPYIYEKPPVDNLRDIVDDLEAKIKEMRKKLEEETGVSGGSSVEQKTVAAATAAAESATAAEDASKKDAAGAALDPNEQKDSTADSKKRKRPVNDDDDDEWDELDTSTDDEASDEEQKTKVLIKEAKADIETIKEHIISPNEKDDSGTGGTGSGGAGGDASKKSENYFENPLGKFFMNIGINLVQEFVQTDLLRQQKRKRDREGKPSPSTQLAINSLMKNLEQSKENNKPYKFEMKRCEYCPFRSESALVMAHHYETPHMRNFIYKCNFCSYETRPPHDILYHMEAVHNIKGRMEKALSYHHCPNCPFEDNGKSKLARHAVACAKKFRPEINLNPPMDWEPPAKIPRIKPKHGLVGTATAYQAMTAQQQKNLALANQQRINQVQQHQTVQHLTQQQQQQLTAHQLQQQQQSLQSLTAAQQQQLVSAGLTGVNLANLSPAAVAQAAALRGRMVGGNIGAGIGGTGMTGGRAPSIISSPTGISSAGANVGMRGNGGAGGLGNVGVNAAAAAVAASAALRNTLVGAGMVIPNNLQLSASALAAAAAAGGFTKYAPNSISAGRSLLANTNASITIQNATGMKSTKAAAQPPSISITPLPRQSSSNNSNAAAASLTNIAGALSKLQSQGTSAVKPGQSPTGGGKTAFVVCEICDGYIKDLDQLRNHMQWIHKVKIHPKMIYNRPPLNCQKCQYRFFTDQGLERHLLGSHGLVTSSMQEAANKGKDAGRCPVCGRVYQWKLLNHVSRDHNMTLKPAHLSYKCTVCTATFGMYKQFESHVYSAHSTVAKKSVDGKSKGGGGGGGGGGGSGMQQSATNLSTTGDRSGATSSRSGGSGGGFVGSSDSLLKPLKINDEITIIPQPSSNKLVKTIDLDSHVID from the exons ATGGGTGAGGTCGGTGCCAACGCCACGGAAACGACGGCCAGCGAGCAGCtgaaggaaaatggagagCTGAATGGCGTTACCACACTAGCtggagaagcagcaacagctacagGGACAGATGCTGCAGCGATATTGCTGCAGAAGACAAAGAAAGTGGTCGATAGCAAGGGAATTGAAAATGCCAGCAACgcggacgacgatggtggtgcagaagaagggaaggaaaagctCGATGGTGATCGACAACCAAATGACAGTGCAGTGGAGCAAACGGAGAAGGTGAATGATGAGGATGGTCAAGCGGCCGAGAAGTCCTCCACGGCGACGCCATCTAGTGAGAAGAAGGCAAATGCAGACGACGCCGGCAACGACGAGAATGATGAGGACGGTTCGGCCGATACCCAGCAGGCGAGGGGGACTACGTCACAAAAGGAAACGTCAAAGCAGACGACCAGCAAACGTCAgcgtagcaacagcagaagcagcagcgcggaGAAGGACGATACGACGAGCAAGATCCagaagaaacagcagcaggctggtGGTACTGAAAGCAGCAACGGTTCTGTGAATGGTGACGGTGTTTCTGGTCCATCGCAAGCCGACGATAAGCAAGCGGACCGGCGGAGACCGGAAAAAGAAACCAcagacggcggtggcgacggtgtgATAGATCTCGACCTGGACGATACCATaccggaagaggaggaggaagaagaaccgATGGAGGTGGACGAATCGCCAGTAAAGGAAGTGAAAacgagcggcggtggtgcggaGGGGCAGCCGAATGGCAAAAGCAGGGAAGAGGACCGGAACCAATCCAAAGCGCCAGTGGTAGCAGTGGCAAGAACCAAAGAAGGTGAGAAGGATAACGGATCCTCGACGGTTTCCAGTACCACCGTCACCAATGGGCACCAGAAGGCCAGCGAAcctagcaccaccatcaccgccgctAAGTCCACCGTCGATGGTGCAAGATCGACGGAGGAGCCTATGGAgcaggatgaggaggaggatgacgatgacaagCCTGTGAGCATAAACTCCGATTCCGATGGtgaggagcaacagcagccgaaACCAAAAGTGAACGAGCCCGCCAAGAACGAGGAAGTGGGTAAGGGATCGACTGgcgaaggagcaggaggagtcTTTAATCCTACCGCCGTCGCCGCTAACGGTGTCGTTGCTAACGCAGCCAGCCGCCAGCTACAGAATGGTGACTGTGATGGAGATGTAACGATATTGAGTGACAAAGAGGAGGACTGTGTTGTCATAGAGGATGATGATATGGATGGAGAGGATGGtggggcaccagcaccaccgcctaCTGCAACGACACCACTATCGCTCATCGCGTCGCGGCGAAGCAAATCGAGACGATCAGCGATTGCACCTCCGTCACCGGTGGTTGCCATCACGCCAGTCGGTATGGCAGCAgctcaacaccaacagcagcacacctctggccaccaccatgcgtcgacggatgatgaggatgatgacgatataCAGGAAATCATAGAGGATCCCCTTTCCACCTCCATCCCAATGGCACACTCGCGCGGCTCAGGATCACTCACCATGGGCAGTCCCATTGGGTCGGCCGGTGGTTTTACCGCAGCCGGTGCCTACAAACCCCAAAAGTCCCTACTGATGAACAGTACAGGCAAAGATCAGCCCCCGAAGTTGCTTCTCATTGACACCATGGATGGTGGGCTGGCCGCTGCTGGTCGAGCATCGGTCGGTGGCCTGACCGGCAACAGTGTATCGTTGCTAGCTGGCTCGAAAACGCACAACAGCTCACTGAGTGGTGGTTCCATGGCAACTGTTGGCATGTCGACAGTCGGTCAGAATGTTCCCTTCAACGCAACAACCTTGGGCAATTCTCGCAGCTTGTTGAACAGTACTACCGGTGGTACGGCCGGTGCATTCCAGAAAAATGCCCCTACATCACTCGCCCCCGTCACTCCACTGTTACCGGCACTGACGGACGATATGTTCGTGCTGGAGGCACCCTCGTTCATCGTGCCGTACATCTACGAGAAACCACCGGTCGATAATCTGCGCGACATCGTGGATGATCTCGAGGCAAAGATCAAGGAAATGCGCAAAAAACTTGAGGAAGAGACAGGTGTATCTGGTGGCAGTAGTGTCGAACAGAAAACTGTCGCAGCTGCGACGGCCGCGGCTGAATCAGCGACGGCCGCAGAAGATGCCAGcaaaaaggatgctgctggtgctgcactgGATCCGAACGAACAGAAGGACAGCACGGCGGATAgcaagaaacggaaacgacccgtaaatgacgacgatgatgacgagtgGGACGAGCTGGATACGTCAACCGACGATGAGGCGTCGGATGAGGAGCAAAAGACGAAGGTACTGATCAAGGAGGCCAAGGCGGACATTGAAACGATCAAGGAGCACATCATATCACCGAACGAGAAGGACGACAGTGGAACCGGTGGAACCGGCAGTGGTGGAGCGGGCGGAGATGCTAGTAAAAAGTCGGAAAACTATTTCGAAAACCCGCTCGGTAAGTTCTTCATGAACATCGGCATCAATCTGGTGCAGGAGTTCGTGCAGACGGATCTGCTACGCCAGCAGAAGCGGAAGCGTGATCGAGAAGGTAAACCGTCGCCCAGCACACAGCTCGCGATCAACTCGCTGATGAAGAACCTGGAGCAAAgcaaggaaaacaacaaaccgtaCAAGTTCGAGATGAAACGGTGCGAGTACTGTCCGTTCCGGTCCGAGTCGGCGCTCGTGATGGCGCACCACTACGAGACGCCGCACATGCGCAACTTCATCTACAAGTGTAACTTCTGCTCGTACGAGACGCGGCCACCGCACGACATTCTCTATCACATGGAGGCTGTGCACAACATTAAGGGACGCATGGAGAAGGCCCTTTCGTATCACCACTGTCCAAACTGCCCGTTCGAGGACAACGGCAAGTCGAAGTTGGCGCGGCATGCGGTCGCATGCGCTAAAAAGTTCCGGCCTGAGATTAACCTTAATCCACCGATGGACTGGGAACCACCAGCCAAGATACCGCGTATCAAACCGAAACACGGACTAGTCGGTACAGCAACGGCCTATCAG GCAATGACCGCCCAGCAACAGAAGAATCTTGCCCTTGCCAACCAGCAGCGCATTAatcaggtgcagcagcaccaaacggTACAGCATctgacgcagcagcaacagcagcagttgaccGCTCACcagctacagcaacagcagcaatcgctGCAATCATTGACCgctgcccagcagcagcagctagtgtCGGCCGGACTGACTGGCGTAAATCTGGCCAACCTATCGCCAGCCGCGGTGGCCCAAGCGGCTGCCCTCCGTGGGCGCATGGTTGGCGGTAACATCGGGGCTGGTATCGGTGGCACCGGTATGACCGGTGGCCGTGCACCGTCCATCATCTCATCACCGACGGGTATCTCGTCGGCCGGAGCGAACGTCGGCATGCGCggtaacggtggtgctggtggcctaGGCAACGTTGGAGTCAatgcggccgccgctgccgtcgccgcATCGGCCGCCCTGCGCAACACACTGGTCGGTGCCGGAATGGTAATACCCAATAACCTCCAGCTGTCGGCATCGGCACTAgctgctgccgcggccgcTGGTGGATTTACTAAATACGCGCCG AATTCAATCAGCGCCGGAAGATCCCTTCTTGCCAATACCAACGCCTCTATCACAATTCAG AATGCTACCGGCATGAAGTCAAcgaaggcagcagcacaaccgcCCAGTATTTCGATTACCCCGCTACCGCGCCAATCGTCCTCGAACAACAGTAATGCGGCCGCGGCAAGCTTGACGAATATTGCCGGTGCGCTGTCGAAGCTACAGTCCCAGGGTACGTCCGCCGTGAAACCTGGCCAAAGcccaaccggtggtggtaagaCTGCGTTCGTGGTTTGCGAAATCTGTGACGGTTACATCAAGGATCTGGACCAGCTGCGCAACCACATGCAGTGGATACACAAAGTGAAG ATACATCCCAAGATGATCTACAATCGGCCACCGCTCAATTGCCAAAAGTGTCAGTACCGGTTCTTCACCGATCAGGGTCTCGAGCGGCATCTGCTCGGTTCGCACGGGCTCGTAACGAGCTCGATGCAGGAGGCGGCTAACAAGGGCAAGGATGCGGGCCGCTGTCCAGTTTGTGGAAGG GTGTACCAATGGAAGCTGTTAAACCACGTCTCACGTGATCATAACATGACGCTGAAACCTGCCCACCTTTCGTACAAATGTACCGTCTGCACGGCCACCTTCGGCATGTACAAGCAGTTCGAGAGCCACGTCTACTCGGCGCACAGCACCGTCGCCAAAAAGTCAGTCGACGGCAAGAGCaaaggaggtggtggtggtggcggtggcggtggtggcagcggaatGCAGCAGAGTGCCACGAACCTCTCGACCACCGGCGATCGCAGTGGTGCGACGTCGTCGCGCAGTGGTGGCTCCGGTGGTGGGTTCGTCGGTAGTAGCGATTCGCTGCTGAAACCGCTCAAGATCAACGATGAAATCACGATCATCCCGCAGCCGAGCTCCAACAAATTGGTTAAAACAATCGACCTGGATAGCCACGTTATAG ATTAA
- the LOC126574637 gene encoding uncharacterized protein LOC126574637 isoform X2, whose protein sequence is MGEVGANATETTASEQLKENGELNGVTTLAGEAATATGTDAAAILLQKTKKVVDSKGIENASNADDDGGAEEGKEKLDGDRQPNDSAVEQTEKVNDEDGQAAEKSSTATPSSEKKANADDAGNDENDEDGSADTQQARGTTSQKETSKQTTSKRQRSNSRSSSAEKDDTTSKIQKKQQQAGGTESSNGSVNGDGVSGPSQADDKQADRRRPEKETTDGGGDGVIDLDLDDTIPEEEEEEEPMEVDESPVKEVKTSGGGAEGQPNGKSREEDRNQSKAPVVAVARTKEGEKDNGSSTVSSTTVTNGHQKASEPSTTITAAKSTVDGARSTEEPMEQDEEEDDDDKPVSINSDSDGEEQQQPKPKVNEPAKNEEVGKGSTGEGAGGVFNPTAVAANGVVANAASRQLQNGDCDGDVTILSDKEEDCVVIEDDDMDGEDGGAPAPPPTATTPLSLIASRRSKSRRSAIAPPSPVVAITPVGMAAAQHQQQHTSGHHHASTDDEDDDDIQEIIEDPLSTSIPMAHSRGSGSLTMGSPIGSAGGFTAAGAYKPQKSLLMNSTGKDQPPKLLLIDTMDGGLAAAGRASVGGLTGNSVSLLAGSKTHNSSLSGGSMATVGMSTVGQNVPFNATTLGNSRSLLNSTTGGTAGAFQKNAPTSLAPVTPLLPALTDDMFVLEAPSFIVPYIYEKPPVDNLRDIVDDLEAKIKEMRKKLEEETGVSGGSSVEQKTVAAATAAAESATAAEDASKKDAAGAALDPNEQKDSTADSKKRKRPVNDDDDDEWDELDTSTDDEASDEEQKTKVLIKEAKADIETIKEHIISPNEKDDSGTGGTGSGGAGGDASKKSENYFENPLGKFFMNIGINLVQEFVQTDLLRQQKRKRDREGKPSPSTQLAINSLMKNLEQSKENNKPYKFEMKRCEYCPFRSESALVMAHHYETPHMRNFIYKCNFCSYETRPPHDILYHMEAVHNIKGRMEKALSYHHCPNCPFEDNGKSKLARHAVACAKKFRPEINLNPPMDWEPPAKIPRIKPKHGLVGTATAYQAMTAQQQKNLALANQQRINQVQQHQTVQHLTQQQQQQLTAHQLQQQQQSLQSLTAAQQQQLVSAGLTGVNLANLSPAAVAQAAALRGRMVGGNIGAGIGGTGMTGGRAPSIISSPTGISSAGANVGMRGNGGAGGLGNVGVNAAAAAVAASAALRNTLVGAGMVIPNNLQLSASALAAAAAAGGFTKYAPNATGMKSTKAAAQPPSISITPLPRQSSSNNSNAAAASLTNIAGALSKLQSQGTSAVKPGQSPTGGGKTAFVVCEICDGYIKDLDQLRNHMQWIHKVKIHPKMIYNRPPLNCQKCQYRFFTDQGLERHLLGSHGLVTSSMQEAANKGKDAGRCPVCGRVYQWKLLNHVSRDHNMTLKPAHLSYKCTVCTATFGMYKQFESHVYSAHSTVAKKSVDGKSKGGGGGGGGGGGSGMQQSATNLSTTGDRSGATSSRSGGSGGGFVGSSDSLLKPLKINDEITIIPQPSSNKLVKTIDLDSHVID, encoded by the exons ATGGGTGAGGTCGGTGCCAACGCCACGGAAACGACGGCCAGCGAGCAGCtgaaggaaaatggagagCTGAATGGCGTTACCACACTAGCtggagaagcagcaacagctacagGGACAGATGCTGCAGCGATATTGCTGCAGAAGACAAAGAAAGTGGTCGATAGCAAGGGAATTGAAAATGCCAGCAACgcggacgacgatggtggtgcagaagaagggaaggaaaagctCGATGGTGATCGACAACCAAATGACAGTGCAGTGGAGCAAACGGAGAAGGTGAATGATGAGGATGGTCAAGCGGCCGAGAAGTCCTCCACGGCGACGCCATCTAGTGAGAAGAAGGCAAATGCAGACGACGCCGGCAACGACGAGAATGATGAGGACGGTTCGGCCGATACCCAGCAGGCGAGGGGGACTACGTCACAAAAGGAAACGTCAAAGCAGACGACCAGCAAACGTCAgcgtagcaacagcagaagcagcagcgcggaGAAGGACGATACGACGAGCAAGATCCagaagaaacagcagcaggctggtGGTACTGAAAGCAGCAACGGTTCTGTGAATGGTGACGGTGTTTCTGGTCCATCGCAAGCCGACGATAAGCAAGCGGACCGGCGGAGACCGGAAAAAGAAACCAcagacggcggtggcgacggtgtgATAGATCTCGACCTGGACGATACCATaccggaagaggaggaggaagaagaaccgATGGAGGTGGACGAATCGCCAGTAAAGGAAGTGAAAacgagcggcggtggtgcggaGGGGCAGCCGAATGGCAAAAGCAGGGAAGAGGACCGGAACCAATCCAAAGCGCCAGTGGTAGCAGTGGCAAGAACCAAAGAAGGTGAGAAGGATAACGGATCCTCGACGGTTTCCAGTACCACCGTCACCAATGGGCACCAGAAGGCCAGCGAAcctagcaccaccatcaccgccgctAAGTCCACCGTCGATGGTGCAAGATCGACGGAGGAGCCTATGGAgcaggatgaggaggaggatgacgatgacaagCCTGTGAGCATAAACTCCGATTCCGATGGtgaggagcaacagcagccgaaACCAAAAGTGAACGAGCCCGCCAAGAACGAGGAAGTGGGTAAGGGATCGACTGgcgaaggagcaggaggagtcTTTAATCCTACCGCCGTCGCCGCTAACGGTGTCGTTGCTAACGCAGCCAGCCGCCAGCTACAGAATGGTGACTGTGATGGAGATGTAACGATATTGAGTGACAAAGAGGAGGACTGTGTTGTCATAGAGGATGATGATATGGATGGAGAGGATGGtggggcaccagcaccaccgcctaCTGCAACGACACCACTATCGCTCATCGCGTCGCGGCGAAGCAAATCGAGACGATCAGCGATTGCACCTCCGTCACCGGTGGTTGCCATCACGCCAGTCGGTATGGCAGCAgctcaacaccaacagcagcacacctctggccaccaccatgcgtcgacggatgatgaggatgatgacgatataCAGGAAATCATAGAGGATCCCCTTTCCACCTCCATCCCAATGGCACACTCGCGCGGCTCAGGATCACTCACCATGGGCAGTCCCATTGGGTCGGCCGGTGGTTTTACCGCAGCCGGTGCCTACAAACCCCAAAAGTCCCTACTGATGAACAGTACAGGCAAAGATCAGCCCCCGAAGTTGCTTCTCATTGACACCATGGATGGTGGGCTGGCCGCTGCTGGTCGAGCATCGGTCGGTGGCCTGACCGGCAACAGTGTATCGTTGCTAGCTGGCTCGAAAACGCACAACAGCTCACTGAGTGGTGGTTCCATGGCAACTGTTGGCATGTCGACAGTCGGTCAGAATGTTCCCTTCAACGCAACAACCTTGGGCAATTCTCGCAGCTTGTTGAACAGTACTACCGGTGGTACGGCCGGTGCATTCCAGAAAAATGCCCCTACATCACTCGCCCCCGTCACTCCACTGTTACCGGCACTGACGGACGATATGTTCGTGCTGGAGGCACCCTCGTTCATCGTGCCGTACATCTACGAGAAACCACCGGTCGATAATCTGCGCGACATCGTGGATGATCTCGAGGCAAAGATCAAGGAAATGCGCAAAAAACTTGAGGAAGAGACAGGTGTATCTGGTGGCAGTAGTGTCGAACAGAAAACTGTCGCAGCTGCGACGGCCGCGGCTGAATCAGCGACGGCCGCAGAAGATGCCAGcaaaaaggatgctgctggtgctgcactgGATCCGAACGAACAGAAGGACAGCACGGCGGATAgcaagaaacggaaacgacccgtaaatgacgacgatgatgacgagtgGGACGAGCTGGATACGTCAACCGACGATGAGGCGTCGGATGAGGAGCAAAAGACGAAGGTACTGATCAAGGAGGCCAAGGCGGACATTGAAACGATCAAGGAGCACATCATATCACCGAACGAGAAGGACGACAGTGGAACCGGTGGAACCGGCAGTGGTGGAGCGGGCGGAGATGCTAGTAAAAAGTCGGAAAACTATTTCGAAAACCCGCTCGGTAAGTTCTTCATGAACATCGGCATCAATCTGGTGCAGGAGTTCGTGCAGACGGATCTGCTACGCCAGCAGAAGCGGAAGCGTGATCGAGAAGGTAAACCGTCGCCCAGCACACAGCTCGCGATCAACTCGCTGATGAAGAACCTGGAGCAAAgcaaggaaaacaacaaaccgtaCAAGTTCGAGATGAAACGGTGCGAGTACTGTCCGTTCCGGTCCGAGTCGGCGCTCGTGATGGCGCACCACTACGAGACGCCGCACATGCGCAACTTCATCTACAAGTGTAACTTCTGCTCGTACGAGACGCGGCCACCGCACGACATTCTCTATCACATGGAGGCTGTGCACAACATTAAGGGACGCATGGAGAAGGCCCTTTCGTATCACCACTGTCCAAACTGCCCGTTCGAGGACAACGGCAAGTCGAAGTTGGCGCGGCATGCGGTCGCATGCGCTAAAAAGTTCCGGCCTGAGATTAACCTTAATCCACCGATGGACTGGGAACCACCAGCCAAGATACCGCGTATCAAACCGAAACACGGACTAGTCGGTACAGCAACGGCCTATCAG GCAATGACCGCCCAGCAACAGAAGAATCTTGCCCTTGCCAACCAGCAGCGCATTAatcaggtgcagcagcaccaaacggTACAGCATctgacgcagcagcaacagcagcagttgaccGCTCACcagctacagcaacagcagcaatcgctGCAATCATTGACCgctgcccagcagcagcagctagtgtCGGCCGGACTGACTGGCGTAAATCTGGCCAACCTATCGCCAGCCGCGGTGGCCCAAGCGGCTGCCCTCCGTGGGCGCATGGTTGGCGGTAACATCGGGGCTGGTATCGGTGGCACCGGTATGACCGGTGGCCGTGCACCGTCCATCATCTCATCACCGACGGGTATCTCGTCGGCCGGAGCGAACGTCGGCATGCGCggtaacggtggtgctggtggcctaGGCAACGTTGGAGTCAatgcggccgccgctgccgtcgccgcATCGGCCGCCCTGCGCAACACACTGGTCGGTGCCGGAATGGTAATACCCAATAACCTCCAGCTGTCGGCATCGGCACTAgctgctgccgcggccgcTGGTGGATTTACTAAATACGCGCCG AATGCTACCGGCATGAAGTCAAcgaaggcagcagcacaaccgcCCAGTATTTCGATTACCCCGCTACCGCGCCAATCGTCCTCGAACAACAGTAATGCGGCCGCGGCAAGCTTGACGAATATTGCCGGTGCGCTGTCGAAGCTACAGTCCCAGGGTACGTCCGCCGTGAAACCTGGCCAAAGcccaaccggtggtggtaagaCTGCGTTCGTGGTTTGCGAAATCTGTGACGGTTACATCAAGGATCTGGACCAGCTGCGCAACCACATGCAGTGGATACACAAAGTGAAG ATACATCCCAAGATGATCTACAATCGGCCACCGCTCAATTGCCAAAAGTGTCAGTACCGGTTCTTCACCGATCAGGGTCTCGAGCGGCATCTGCTCGGTTCGCACGGGCTCGTAACGAGCTCGATGCAGGAGGCGGCTAACAAGGGCAAGGATGCGGGCCGCTGTCCAGTTTGTGGAAGG GTGTACCAATGGAAGCTGTTAAACCACGTCTCACGTGATCATAACATGACGCTGAAACCTGCCCACCTTTCGTACAAATGTACCGTCTGCACGGCCACCTTCGGCATGTACAAGCAGTTCGAGAGCCACGTCTACTCGGCGCACAGCACCGTCGCCAAAAAGTCAGTCGACGGCAAGAGCaaaggaggtggtggtggtggcggtggcggtggtggcagcggaatGCAGCAGAGTGCCACGAACCTCTCGACCACCGGCGATCGCAGTGGTGCGACGTCGTCGCGCAGTGGTGGCTCCGGTGGTGGGTTCGTCGGTAGTAGCGATTCGCTGCTGAAACCGCTCAAGATCAACGATGAAATCACGATCATCCCGCAGCCGAGCTCCAACAAATTGGTTAAAACAATCGACCTGGATAGCCACGTTATAG ATTAA